In the genome of Phyllobacterium zundukense, one region contains:
- a CDS encoding DUF1236 domain-containing protein: MKRMFLLTAALMFAGAGQVLAQDTVIVEVPQPARDYVIANPAEDIMIEEDLAIGTAIPEDVELVPIPDSPDYSYVYVKKRPVIVSTKDRKVVYLSD; encoded by the coding sequence ATGAAACGCATGTTTCTCCTAACCGCTGCATTGATGTTTGCGGGAGCCGGCCAGGTGCTGGCACAAGACACGGTCATCGTGGAAGTCCCCCAGCCGGCCAGGGACTATGTGATAGCCAATCCAGCTGAGGACATTATGATCGAGGAGGATCTCGCCATTGGAACCGCGATACCGGAGGATGTCGAGTTGGTGCCGATACCAGACAGCCCTGACTACAGTTATGTTTATGTAAAGAAGCGGCCGGTCATCGTTTCGACGAAAGATCGAAAAGTTGTCTACCTATCCGACTAA